The genomic region GAGCCGATCCTCAAGTCCGAGGCAGTGCTCATCCGCCGTACCGGCGAGGGCGGCGCGGCCAACGGCACGGCCAGGGAAATCGATGTCCTGATCCGGCGCCTGCAGGGTGTCCTGGTGGCGCGCCAGTACGTGCTGATGGATTACGACATCCGCAAGGAGCTGGTGGAGCAGGCTGCCGGCCTCACGCCCGGCCTGGAATCACCCACCGTCTCACCGTTGCGAGATTCCGACTGGGTGGCCGTCCGCTCCATGGTGCCCAAGAAGGAAACCAACCGGATCATGGACGAGCTGTACGACCTCGGCGCGCGCGCCATCCTGGTCAGCAGCATCCACGCCTGCCGGATCTGACCCGGTTTCCTTCAACAGCACCCCCAGCAGCACAACAGGAGAAGTCATGGCTGTAGCCGTCCGCGTTATTCCCTGCCTGGACGTTGACGCCGGCCGCGTGGTCAAGGGCATCAATTTCGAAGGCCTCCGCGACGCCGGGGACCCCGTGGAACTGGCCCACCGCTACGATAACGCCGGCGCCGATGAACTCACCTTCCTGGACGTGACCGCCTCCTCCGGCAACCGGGAAACGACGTTCGACGTCGTCCGCCGCACCGCCGAGGAAGTGTTCATTCCGCTCACGGTCGGCGGCGGGGTCCGCGGCGTGGCCGAGGTGGACAAGCTGCTGCGCTTCGGTGCCGACAAGGCATCCATCAACACCGCTGCCGTGGCCCGCCCCGACGTCATCGACGAAATCACCCGGCACTTTGGTTCCCAGGTCCTGGTGCTGTCCGTGGACGCACGGCGTGTCCGCCCCGGATCCCAGCCCACGCCGTCGGGGTTTGAAGTGACCACCCACGGTGGCCGCCAGGGCACCGGAATAGACGCCATCGCCTGGGCCAGGGAAGCGGCGGACCGCGGGGTCGGCGAAATCCTGCTGAACTCCATCGACGCCGACGGCACCAAGGACGGCTTCGACCTCGAGCTCATCCGGCTGGTCCGGTCCGCGGTCAAGGTTCCGATCATCGCCTCCGGCGGTGCCGGGGAGCCTGCGCACTTCCCACCCGCCGTTCAGGCCGGAGCGGACGCCGTCCTCGCCGCCTCCATCTTCCACTGGGGCCCGGACGACATGATGTCGCAGGTCAAGACCGCAATCCGCGATGCCGGCTTCGAGGTCCGTTAAAACAAGCGAGCGGCCAGGGAACACTGCAGGCGTGGGCCCACATTGCTTCTGTTACAGCCCGACTTCGGCTGACTGGAGGAGGGCGACGGCGTCTGGCTGGCCTTCGAAGGTTACCAGTGCATGGCGCGTGCGGCCGTGGGCGTGCATCAGCAGTTCACCTGGCTCCCCGACGATGGCCACCGATACCGGGGCGCGCTTGGCAACGTGCCGGGGGCCGGAGGGGCTGACCAGGACGATGCCCAGGTCCACGCCGCGGTAGAGGATGGCTGCCCGTTTGACGAGCTCATCCCACAGGGCGTCCGAGTACTCCTCGTCGAGGGCACGTGGTGCCCAGCGGTCAACGGCCCGCCTGACATCCTCCGTATGGACGAAGTATTCGATCAGGTTGGAGCTCTCATCCAGTGCCTTGATCTTCATGGGCGAGAGCGCGGGCGGTCCCGCGCGGAAGGAGTTCACGAGCTTGGCGTAGTCGTCGGCCGTCGTGAGCTTTCCGGCCAGCCGGGCGGTCGCCTTGTCCGAGGCCTTGGACAGGCCCTTGATGATCAGGCCCAGCCCGACGGCAGCCTTCCGCTCGCGCAGGTAAAGGTGAGCTGCGAGGTCCCTGGTCTTCCAGCCCTTGCAGAGCGTGGGAGAGTCAGGACCGGCCGCCAGCAGGGTCTCGGCCAGGACTTCTCGGGACGGATCGACGAAATGCATCACTTGGAAAACTAGCACGTCCCCGGTGGAGTTGCGCAGCCGACTTTCTCCAGCCGACTGCACGGCCCGCAGGTGGCCCAATGCCCCTGCGGCCCGGGCGGTGTTCCGGGGGAGGTGTTCCGGGGGAGCGGGGGACGTGAGGGCGTTTGTGCCAGGGTCCTGTGATGGGCACTAGACTTGACGTGATGTCTGAGCAGCCCGCCCCCAGCCCCGCCCCCGCCTCACTCGCCGGTGCCCCTTCCTTCGGCGCCGGCGAAAGCCGTCTGCCGGGAAACCCCCTTCCAGCCGAAATTGCGTCGGCCCTGAAGCGGGATGGCGCCGGACTCGTTGCTGCCATCGTGCAGCAGTTCGACACCAACGAGGTCCTCATGCTCGGCTGGATGGACGACGAGGCGTTGTACCGGACCATGACCACCGGCCGCGTGACGTTCTACTCGCGCTCCCGGCAGGAGTACTGGCGCAAGGGTGACACTTCCGGTCACGTGCAGTGGGTCAAGTCGGTGGCCCTGGACTGCGACGGCGACGCCCTCCTCGTGCGGGTGGACCAGGTGGGGGCCGCATGCCACACCGGTACACGGACCTGCTTTGACGGCCGGGCCCTCGACGTTGTGGCGGGTCCGGCCAACTAGCGGCCCGCCTCTGCCACCCAGCAGGCCCCTGCACCCAGCAGGGCCCCTACGCCGAACAGGCCTTACACCCAGGCATTAACCAAGAACAGACGGAGAACCAATAGCGATGCAGGACCTCGGAATCATCAGCCCTGGCCTGGAAGAGTTCCGGGAACTCGCCGCCCACAGCCGCGTCATCCCTGTCCGGCTCAAGGTGTTGGCGGATGCCGAAACGCCGATCGGGCTGTACCGGAAGCTGGCGCAGGGCCAGCCGGGCACGTTTCTCATGGAGTCGGCGGCTGTCGGAGGTGCCTGGTCCCGATACTCCTTCATTGGTTCCCGGTCCCGCGCCACGCTGACCACCAAGGACGGACAGGCGCACTGGCTGGGCGAGCCGCCGGCGGGTGTGCCCGTGGACGGAAACCCTGTTGATGCCATCCGCGACACCATCGAGGCGCTGCGCACCGACCGGTTTGACGGGCTCCCGCCGTTCACCTCCGGCCTGGTGGGCTTCCTTGGCTGGGAAACGGTCCGGCATTGGGAGAAGCTGACCAGCCCGCCCGAGGACGACCTGCAGTTGCCCGAACTGGCCCTGAACCTCGTCACGGACATGGCCGTCCACGACAACATGGACGGCACGGTGCTGCTCATCGCCAACGCCATCAACTTCGACAACAGCTCCGAACGCGTCGACGAGGCCTGGCATGACGCCGTCGCCCGCGTTAAGGAACTGCTGGCACGCATCAGCACCCCGGTGCTCCAGCCGGTGTCCGTGCTGGAGCCGGCGGCCCTCGATTTTGCCGCCAGCGTCCAGGAGCGCTGGCACGAGCCCGAGTACCTCGCCGCCCTCGACCGGGGCAAGGAGGCGATCGTGGACGGCGAAGTCTTCCAGGTGGTCATCTCCCGCCGCTTCGAGATGGAGTGCGGGGCGTCGCCGCTGGACGTTTACCGGGTGCTGCGCAACACCAACCCGAGCCCCTACATGTACATCTTCAGCCTCGAGGACGCCGCCGGCCGGCAGTACTCGATCGTCGGCTCATCGCCGGAGGCGCTGGTGACCGTGACCGGCGAGGATGTCATCACCCACCCCATTGCCGGTTCCCGGCCGCGCGGCAAGACCGTCGACGCGGACAAGGCACTCGCCGAGGAGCTCCTCGCGGACCAGAAGGAACGGGCGGAGCACCTCATGCTGGTGGACCTGTCCCGGAACGACCTGTCGAAGGTCTGCGTGGCGGGTTCCGTGGACGTCACCCAGTTCATGGAGGTGGAGCGCTTCAGCCACATCATGCACCTGGTCTCAACCGTCGTCGGACGCCTGGCTCCGACGGCGAAGGCCTACGATGTCCTGAAGGCCACCTTCCCGGCCGGAACCCTTTCCGGCGCCCCGAAGCCCCGGGCACTGCGCCTCCTGGATGAACTCGAGCCGCACCGGCGCGGCATCTACGGCGGTGTGGTGGGCTACCTGGACTTCGCCGGCGACATGGACATGGCCATCGCCATCCGCTCCGCATTGCTGCGCGAAGGGCGTGCCTACGTCCAGGCGGGCGGCGGCATCGTGGCGGACTCGAGCAACCCGGCCGAGGCGCAGGAAACCGTCAACAAGGCGGCGGCCCCGCTGCGGGCCGTGCACACGGCCGGCTCGCTGCACAACATCACGCCGGATTCCGTAAGCGCTCCCGATTCGGCCACAGAGGCAAAGTCCTGATGCCGGTTCCCGCAGGATCCTCCGTGCCGGGCAAAACGCGCAGCACCGCACCGGGCTGGGCGCGCAAGTCCACGGTGGTGCTGCTGATCGCAGCCCTGGCGCTGGCGGTCTTCGGTACCACCACCCAGACCTGGCTGACGGTCCACCTGGACCCCCAGCAGCTGGGCCAGGCCTCCGGGGGCGAAGGCGGCCTCCAGGTCCAGGGCAGCAAAGCCGCCACCACTGTCACCGCCCTGGCCCTCGTGGCGCTGGCAGGCGGGCTCGCGGCCTCCATCGCCGGAAAGATCGCACGCTGGGTCATCACGGCCATCATCGTGTTGGCGGCGGCGGGCATCATCGCCGCGGCCGCCACCGTCCTCGCTGATCCGCTGGCCGCGGCCCAGGGCTCCATCGCCGCCGCCACCGGGGTTTCGGGAGGCGCCGCGGACGTGACCGTCAGTGCGTTCCCGGTGCTGGCCGTCGTCGCAGGTTCCCTGCTGGCCGTATGCGGCCTGCTGGTGGTTCCGGCGGGGCGGTACTGGAAATCCCGGACCAAATACGACGCCGCGGCGGCGGGTCCCGCGGGCGAGCAGACGGGCCCGGTGGACGAGATCGACAGCTGGGACAGGCTCTCCCGGGGCGAGGACCCCACCTGAGCCGGCGGGTCACGCAGCCACGCACCCCAGCCGCGATGCCGAAGGCCGCGGCAAAAAATGGCAGAATGTAAGCAGTATTGATCCTGAGGAGATTCACATGAGCAAAGCCACTGTTTCCGGTACAAAGCCCGCGGCCCCCAAGGAGCACCACGGCATCGACCACAGCATCGACCTGGGCCACGGCAACAGCCCGGCCGCCTGGACCTGCGTGATCGTCATGCTCATCGGCGCCCTCATCGCCTCCATCGCGTTCGTCATTGCGAACACCCCGATCTTCTGGGCCGGCATCGCCGTCATGTTCGTCGGCCTGCTGGCCGGCTTCATCATGCGCAAGGCCGGCTACGGCGTGGGCGGCAGCAAGATCAAGAACACCGGCCACTAATCGTGACTGTTCTCGATGACATCAACGCCGGTGTCAGGGAGGACATGGAGGACCGGAAGCGCCTCGTGTCCCTCGCGGAACTGAAGGACCGTGCCCTGGCGGCGGCTCCTGCCCGGGACGCGTGGGCTGCCCTTGGCGGCACGTCCGCGGACCGCGGCGAGCTTAAGGTCATCGCCGAGATCAAGCGCCGCAGCCCCTCCAAGGGCGACCTCGCCAGCATCGCGGACCCCGCGTCGCTGGCCGTGCAGTACGCCGATGGAGGAGCCGCGGTGATCAGCGTGCTCACCGAGCAGCGCCGTTTCAACGGTTCGCTGGCTGACCTGGACGCCGTCCGCGCCCGGGTGGACGTCCCGCTGCTGCGCAAGGACTTCACGCTGGACGAGTACCAGATCTGGGAAGCCCGCGCCCACGGTGCGGACCTCATCCTCCTGATCGTGGCCGCCCTGTCTGACCAGCAGCTGCGCGAATTCAGCGCCCTGAGCCGCGAGCTCGGCATGAACGTGCTGGTGGAAACGCACACGCCGGAGGAAGTCGAGCGCGCCGTGGCCGCCGACGCCCGGATCATCGGCGTCAACGTCCGCAACCTCAAGACGCTCGACGTCGACCGTTCCGTTTTCGCCTCGCTCGCCGGCAGCATTCCCTCCGGTGCTGTGGTGGTGGCGG from Arthrobacter globiformis harbors:
- a CDS encoding anthranilate synthase component I, which translates into the protein MQDLGIISPGLEEFRELAAHSRVIPVRLKVLADAETPIGLYRKLAQGQPGTFLMESAAVGGAWSRYSFIGSRSRATLTTKDGQAHWLGEPPAGVPVDGNPVDAIRDTIEALRTDRFDGLPPFTSGLVGFLGWETVRHWEKLTSPPEDDLQLPELALNLVTDMAVHDNMDGTVLLIANAINFDNSSERVDEAWHDAVARVKELLARISTPVLQPVSVLEPAALDFAASVQERWHEPEYLAALDRGKEAIVDGEVFQVVISRRFEMECGASPLDVYRVLRNTNPSPYMYIFSLEDAAGRQYSIVGSSPEALVTVTGEDVITHPIAGSRPRGKTVDADKALAEELLADQKERAEHLMLVDLSRNDLSKVCVAGSVDVTQFMEVERFSHIMHLVSTVVGRLAPTAKAYDVLKATFPAGTLSGAPKPRALRLLDELEPHRRGIYGGVVGYLDFAGDMDMAIAIRSALLREGRAYVQAGGGIVADSSNPAEAQETVNKAAAPLRAVHTAGSLHNITPDSVSAPDSATEAKS
- a CDS encoding Trp biosynthesis-associated membrane protein, which translates into the protein MPVPAGSSVPGKTRSTAPGWARKSTVVLLIAALALAVFGTTTQTWLTVHLDPQQLGQASGGEGGLQVQGSKAATTVTALALVALAGGLAASIAGKIARWVITAIIVLAAAGIIAAAATVLADPLAAAQGSIAAATGVSGGAADVTVSAFPVLAVVAGSLLAVCGLLVVPAGRYWKSRTKYDAAAAGPAGEQTGPVDEIDSWDRLSRGEDPT
- the hisI gene encoding phosphoribosyl-AMP cyclohydrolase; the protein is MSEQPAPSPAPASLAGAPSFGAGESRLPGNPLPAEIASALKRDGAGLVAAIVQQFDTNEVLMLGWMDDEALYRTMTTGRVTFYSRSRQEYWRKGDTSGHVQWVKSVALDCDGDALLVRVDQVGAACHTGTRTCFDGRALDVVAGPAN
- the trpC gene encoding indole-3-glycerol phosphate synthase TrpC; translated protein: MTVLDDINAGVREDMEDRKRLVSLAELKDRALAAAPARDAWAALGGTSADRGELKVIAEIKRRSPSKGDLASIADPASLAVQYADGGAAVISVLTEQRRFNGSLADLDAVRARVDVPLLRKDFTLDEYQIWEARAHGADLILLIVAALSDQQLREFSALSRELGMNVLVETHTPEEVERAVAADARIIGVNVRNLKTLDVDRSVFASLAGSIPSGAVVVAESGVRNADDVAHYAVHGANAILVGEALVSDATPRERIAEFTAAGAAAIAARA
- a CDS encoding TIGR03085 family metal-binding protein; translation: MHFVDPSREVLAETLLAAGPDSPTLCKGWKTRDLAAHLYLRERKAAVGLGLIIKGLSKASDKATARLAGKLTTADDYAKLVNSFRAGPPALSPMKIKALDESSNLIEYFVHTEDVRRAVDRWAPRALDEEYSDALWDELVKRAAILYRGVDLGIVLVSPSGPRHVAKRAPVSVAIVGEPGELLMHAHGRTRHALVTFEGQPDAVALLQSAEVGL
- a CDS encoding HGxxPAAW family protein translates to MSKATVSGTKPAAPKEHHGIDHSIDLGHGNSPAAWTCVIVMLIGALIASIAFVIANTPIFWAGIAVMFVGLLAGFIMRKAGYGVGGSKIKNTGH
- the hisF gene encoding imidazole glycerol phosphate synthase subunit HisF, with product MAVAVRVIPCLDVDAGRVVKGINFEGLRDAGDPVELAHRYDNAGADELTFLDVTASSGNRETTFDVVRRTAEEVFIPLTVGGGVRGVAEVDKLLRFGADKASINTAAVARPDVIDEITRHFGSQVLVLSVDARRVRPGSQPTPSGFEVTTHGGRQGTGIDAIAWAREAADRGVGEILLNSIDADGTKDGFDLELIRLVRSAVKVPIIASGGAGEPAHFPPAVQAGADAVLAASIFHWGPDDMMSQVKTAIRDAGFEVR